In Thermobaculum terrenum ATCC BAA-798, the DNA window ATCATTTGGAGGTCAGGTGCTAGTTCATCAAGCACATCGTTCATATCCTGCCATTCCATCTGCATCCTGAGCGCACCTGACTCGAGTCTGGATAAATCCAGAAGGTCTGTAACTAATCTTCTTAACCTCTCAGCATTTTGTTCTATCTCATTGATCCAGTCTTGCTGCATCTCCTTAGGTATCTCAACCTCATCTGCGCATTTCAAAGAAGATGCGAAGCCTTGAATAGCAGCTATGGGAGTTCTTAATTCATGACTTACAGTTCCGAGGAGTTGGGATCTAAGCTTATCAGCCTCTTTTGCAGCCTCAATAGTCTTCGCCTCTTCAAATAAGAATGCCGTATGGATGCTGACTGCTGCTTGAACAGCCAATGTAGAGGCAAATCGCAGTTCATGCTGTGAGACCCTATGAGGTTCTTCTCTCCCTAACACAAAAACTCCCACTCTCTTTGCACCGGGAGCAAACATCGGCATTATAACTGCCGATCTAATGATGCCATTGTTCAGTACAGAATTTTGGAAACGCTTGTCTGATAATAAATCCTGAGTGTTTCTTGGAGAGTTAGTGTAGATTACCGTATACAGGATATCTGAAGGTGCTACCCAGGGGGTTTCATGCTTTACATCGCTATCGAGATCGCTACAAGAAAGGGAGTAACAATCAGTAAAACGGTCATCCTTTTCTTCGTAAAGATATACTGCAGCCCAACAGCAATTGGTAGCACTTAAGGCTCCGCTAAGTATATTCCCTATGACGGTAGGTATATCTCCTGTATGTATAGGCGCAGCTGCCGCCCTATGTAGAGCTCCGAGCTCATCTCTCCGCCGTGCTTTATCCTGACGAGTATCGTCAGAGTAGTAGACGTACGCCATAACCAAATACAAGGCCCATAGAAGTCCAATCTGAGCCAACCAATGGAAGGGCCCATTGAGACCATGGAAGAGGACAGCCGAAGAATAGAGAGCAGTAGTCACCAGGCAGTAGGCAGCACCAGCATCTGCACCATATCTCAGAACAGCAATAGAGAGAGGTATGCCATAAAGCAGAAATAGAGGACTATTCTGGCCGCCTGTGAAGTAGACAAGCAGGGTAATCAGTAATAAATCCAGAAAAGCATAAGTCCTGTACGTGAATATGCTTCTAAATCTTCTATGAAGGTCCAGGAAGCTGTTGGCAACAGCATAGACTGCTGCTATCCCGATAATTAGCCATACCATAGGGCTGCCAACCCTAATCATACCCACCAACAACGCCATACCAGTAACTAAAACTATTGCCAAACGAAGCCATGCGAAGTCTGAGTCAGCTATAGCAAGGTGACGTTGTTCTCTTACTGCCATTCCCCTCTCCGTTCCCGTGGCCGTATGCTTGTGCCAGCTAAGCATCCTGGCAGTCCCTTACAGACAAATACTCTATCACATACTGAGGATTTGGTCAGCCCATTTTGCCTGTGAACCTTGTTTATACCTAGAAAGGGTTTAGGGGCAATACTATCACGTTATGTGTAAAAATTTTCTTATAAGTTGACTTTCTATGTTCGTGATTCTAGAATACGCCGCGGTTTGACTAATAGGAGGCTTCTAGGTTGAGTAAAAACACCAGGCAAACACCTCTATACCATGAGCATCTCAAGCTGGGCGCGAAGATGACCGACTTCGCTGGATGGGAAATGCCATTACAGTATGAAGGAGTAATAACTGAGCACCAAGCAGTAAGAACAAATGCAGGGATTTTTGACCTAAGCCACATGGGTGAGTTCGAGATAACAGGGGAAAATGCTGTACATTTCTTGAATTATTGCCTAACCAATAACGCTGCCAAGCTAAAGATTGGACAAGCTCAGTACACACTTATTCCTTACACTGACGGCTCAGTAGCAGATGATGCCATACTATATAGGCTGGACGAAGACAAATACTTATTGGTTGTCAATGCTGCCAATACACAGAAGGATTTAGAGTGGTTATCTCATCAAAAGCTGGGCTTCGAGAAGGTGAACCTCGAAGATATATCGGATAGGACCGCTCTTATAGCGATACAGGGGCCTAAATCCGAGGGGATTCTACAAAAATTGACGTCAGTCGATCTTCGAAATCTGAAGTACTACCACATCACCAAGGGAGAAGTAACAGGCATCGATGCACTTATAGCCCGCACAGGATATACAGGCGAAGATGGATTCGAGATCTTCCTGCCTTGGGATAAAGCTACAGTTGTATGGAGATCCCTGCTTGATGCAGGGAAAGACTCAGGATTAAAACCTGCAGGATTGGGCTCGAGAGATACATTACGCATCGAGGCTGGTATGCCGCTCTACGGACATGAATTAAGCGAACAGGTCAATCCGTATGAGGCAGGTCTCGACTGGGCAGTGAAACTGGACAAAGGAGACTTTGTAGGCAGAGAAGCGCTTGAGAGAGAGAAACAGCTGGGTCCAGCTAGGAAGTTGGTAGGATTTACTCTACTTGAAATGGGAGTACCTAGAGCAGAACAGCCTATACAAAAACAGGGTAGACAGATAGGTTTTGTCACAAGTGGTACATTTTCGCCCACTCTCAAGAAACCGATAGGTATGGGGTATGTACCAAGCCTATTTGCAAGAACAGGTACTCTAATCGACATAGTAATTAGGAACAAGCCAGTAAAAGCTGAGATAGTACAACTACCGTTCTACAGTAGAAAAAGAGGAGGGGAAAGTTGATTCCGGAAGATCTGAAGTATACTAGAGAACACGAATGGCTTAGAATGGAAGATGATTTGGCTGTGGTGGGGATAACAGACTATGCCCAAAGGGAGTTAGGAGATGTTGTCTTTGTTGACCTCCCAGCAGTGGGTAGCACTGTTCAACAAGGGGAAATTTTTGGGAGCATAGACTCTGTGAAGACAGCAAGCGACCTATATAGTCCTATATCGGGAGAGGTCGTGGAAATTAACTCCGCTCTAGCTGATGATCCCGCTCTGGTAAACACTGATCCCTATGGCAAAGGATGGATGATCAAAGTAAGACCCAGGGATGAGAGTGAGTTGGACAATCTTCTAACCCCACAAGAATACAGAGAGTACGTACGGGAAGAATAAGCCCCGAAGTCATAAAAGACCACAAATAGGACTAATACGCATACTCGATATTGCTTTGGCACCCAATAGTTCCCAATAAGCTGGGAAAAGAAGGTTCATAAAATAAGGGCTGAGGAGGCACTATACCTCAGCCCTTGGCTCGGGGGCAGGGACTCGAACCCCGACTCACAGATCCAAAGTCTGTTGTCCTACCATTAGACGACCCCCGAACGGCCCAGATCATATTATACGAAATTAACCCCTATTTGATCGAGCCACTTGCCACTAACATCTCGGGAAGAGACATCTTGTGCATCTTCGAGAAAACCTTCATCTTATGCAGATGCCATATAACTGAATCGTACCTTCTAGCTTGAGCTGCTTTGTGTAGCTGCCACCAATCGTTACTGAGTTGCTCTAAGGCTGCTACCCTTTCAAACCTAGTTCTACTCTTAATTATTTTGATTGCCATAGCCTTCATCCTCCGTAGCTAGTAAATCATGTCAGATACTTTGGTACGTCTTCTCTTACGTTGCTGAGATATAGCTTTACGCCTGCACTCATCCGAGCAGTACTTGCTCTTTCCGTATGCTTGATAAGGTGTACCGCATATCTCACACGCCTTCTGACCAGGTGCTAAGGTAATCTTGGGCTTCTTGGCTGGCTTCTTCCCAAATATGCAGGTCTCTGCCCAACACTCTGAACAAGGAAAGGATCTATATCGCCTGTTCTCATCCAGGCATGGGTACTTTCCCACCTTGATTCACACTCCTTCCAGAATTAAGCTCACCAGGTGTTAGGAGTATAGAAATGAACGAATTAAAGTGGCGGTAACAAATCGCAATCATTTGTAAAAGACTTGTAAACTTGCAGGAACAAGAATTGCTATCTACAGGTACTAGTACTTCAGTAAAATATGTTTTATACTCTTTCTAAGGGCGATTAGGTACAAGGTGGGCAAAAAATGAAGATAAGCACGCGCATAAGAAAAGTATTAGTAGTTCTGGCTTTAATAGCGGCCCTAGCGGCAGCCACAGGTTGGGAATGGGGGACTTACCGTCAAGGTAGCTCTGGATGGGAATGGGGCAAAGTTAATACCCATAACCATTCGGCAGCCGTCGTTATTAAGCACAACCAAGGCGCCTAGCAGGGCTAGAATTACTGGTTCACCCTTGGAAATATACGTATGAAAGACAGCTCTAGAGCTGTAAGGATATATGTATTTATTCTTGCAGCTTTAGTATGCTGTCTTTTTTTAATCTCCCTTACACATACAAATAGTATTAGCTATGAGAGATTTATACTAATACTAACCTTTATAGTCTTCATGATAGCTGCCTGCCTCTTCCCCCTCGAGTTCGCGGCTGGCACGAGAGCTACCCTTGATACCAGTGTCATCTTCGCCTCCGCTCTTATGTTTCAACCTTATGTAGCGATGATAATAGCAGGTGCTGGCTCTGTTATAGCTCAACTCATGACTAGGCGCCCCTTCATCCAGACCATCTTTAATGCATCGCAAAGAATGTTACAAGCTGGCTGCGGAGCTCTATTGCTGATGGTTCTAGGATGGGACTATCTAAGGCCAGATCTGGGGACTTTATACTCTTGGACACCTTTAGTACTGGCAGCAATAGCTATCTTCCTAATCAACACTCTAGCGGTATCAATGGTAGTTGCTCTCCAAACAGGCAAGAGCTTAGTCAGGATTTGGACTGAACGAGCCAGATTTGGAATCTTAGAATATATATCTCAGCTGGCAATAGGAGCACTGATAGTAGTAGTTGCTTACTCCAACAAGTGGGCATTGCCTCTGCTGTTGCTGCCCGCTATCGCTGTCTATCGTGCTCTCGCCCACCACGTAGAAGCAAGACAGATAACACAACGAGCGCTGGATCAGCAACGAACCATGACCGACGTCATGGTTACAAGCTTGGCAGAGGGCATATGTGCACTGGATAAAGAAGGATACATCACCTTTATGAATCCAGCAGCTTGCCAGATGCTCAGGTGTACCCTCGATAAAGTTCGCAACAAGAGCTTTGTAGAACTTGTATCAGTCGAAGGGCATGACAATTCTCTCCTGGTAAATGTCCCATTAGAGGGGAAGATCTATCGTAACGATGATTGTACCTTCCGTACTCTAGACGGTGGAACTATACAGGTTGCCTGCACATCCTCTCCCATCACGCTAGATGGTCGAATAATAGGAGTCATAGTAGCTTTTAGGGATATGACAGAGTTCCGTAGGCTAGAGCAGGCTAGAGAAGAATACTTATCCCTGATATCTCATGACCTTAGGACCCCACTGTCCGTGGTTATAGGTCACTCACAAATACTCAAGACCTTACTCAGGGAAAAGGGACTTGAAAGAGAAGAGCGTAATGTAGATGCCATTATAGGTGGGGGAAGACAACTTACCCGCATGGTAGAGAATCTACTAGATAGAGCAAGTCTGGAGGCAGGCGCTGTCAAGCTGAAGCTTCAAAGAGTGGACTTAGAAAGCTGGCTTCCAGATGCGATAGAAAGGGTAACTGTGCCTGCAAACCGCTCCCGCGTACACCTGGTAATAGAGCGTGGATGTACGTTAGACGTAGATGTAGATCGAATCGAGAGAGTACTGGGCAATCTTGTGACAAACGCCCTGAAATATTCTGCACCTGAGACAGATGTAATAGTCAGAGCAAAAGTATCATCTAATAATCTAATAATATCTGTGAAGGACCAAGGGCCAGGTATCAAACCAGAAGATGTGCCCAAACTCTTTCAGAAATACTACAGAACAAACAGGGGAAGGAATGAAGGCTTAGGTCTCGGATTGTACATCAGCAGGTTGATAGTAGAAGCACATGGTGGCCATATATGGGTAGAAAGCGAACCCTCTAAGGGCAGTACTTTTAGCTTCTCTTTACCCATCCACAATCTAGACAGAGAGACAATCCAAGCAGACAATAACAAGTAGCTGCTTACTTCGCGCTTATGCTTCGCCAAATAAAACAGAACAAGAGCTACCCCAAGAATGGTAGCATTCTTGGGGTAGCTATATATCGAGCTAGAACTCCAGCCTAAGAGATATAACCTCGAAGGGCCTGACACTCAGGACTATCTTCCCATCCTCAAGCTTGGGTTGAGCAGATTCTGTATCTGGCTCTTCCAGAAGGTTGACCCTTTGAACCGAGATTGGTGACAATCCGCAACTTAGTATTGCAGTTCCCCTTGCACCTCTATGTTCATACAACCGGACTATTAAACCACTTCCGTCTTCTGATACCTTTACAGCACCAACTGCTAGAGGCAAACCCTCACTAGTTATTAGTGAGAAACGACTAGTGTTGGACCCCTGCCCAGACGTGGTAACAGATACCAATGGACTGTTAAGCCAAAAGGCCTCTTCAACCACGTTAGCCTCTGTCCAATCCCCAATATGTGGGTAGAGGCTGTAGATAAATTTATGCTCACCCTCGTCAGCAATTACATCCGGGTATACAGCACTCTTCAGAAGCGTCACAGAAACTTCACTATCCAAAACACCGTAGCCATACTTAGCGTTGTTGAGTATGGCAACTCCATAATCAGTCTCAGATAGATCCACAAAACGATGAGCTACAACCTCGAACTTCGCTGCATCCCAAGAAGTATTTCTGTGTGTGGGACGCTGATGCACACCATACATAGTCTCATAGGTTGCAGTTCTTGTATGCACCATTAGTGGGAAATGAGCCTTAAGAATGACATTACGTTCGTGCCAGTCGATGTGAGTCTCTATATCCAGCCTGCGGGAGGATGAGAGCAATCTATAAATTTGAGTTACCTTAGAGCTTCGCCAGCTTCTATCCACTTTTACTGCTACCCTCAGTGGGCCTGCCTCTAATACTTCTATACTATCGACTTGATCTATGGGTGCACCCTCTGCAGTGTAGTTAGCTTCAAGCTCCCAGGCGTCCCACATACGAGGCTTGTCAACATATGCCCAAATTTGGTTACCCTTGCCTTGTAGAACCTCTCTGTCTACTTCTTTATCGTAAACTCTGGATAAAGTACCATCAGCGTCTATCTCTACGAATAAATATTCGTTCTCAATAGTTATTTTCTCACCAGCCTGTTTTACGGATACTTGATCCTCCACCTCTAGTTCGCCAGATAGCTCGCTGGACGTTTGGAACACCTGCCATCCACATGCAGGGATTCTACTCTTCAGTGCATGTATTAGGACACCTTCATCTACCTGCTGATATGGTAGAGTATTGCCATTCTGATCAACCAGAGTAGCTCCAGATGGTAAGTCTCTTACTATCAGCGTCAGAGGTCTTTCCTTGAGAGAGGCATTAGCTATGAGAACGCTATGTGCTTCGTTACCCTTAGAGTCTACATTAGCAATAAAAGCCAGGGCCTCATCCCTTATCGCTTCAGCAGTGGATATTACATTCTCCAACATTCTGTGTGAGTCTTGATAGACCTCATGAATGCTAGATCCTGGCAGTATGTCGTGAAACTGACAGAGCAATAAGTCCTTCCAAGCAGCATCAAACTGTTCCTTCGGATAAGTGTATCCGTAACGGCTAGCGATGGCAGCAAACATCTCGGCTTCGAGAAGTCTATGTTCAGAGGCTCTGTTCAGTTCTTTCTGCTTAGCCTGAGACGTATACACTCCTCTATGGAATTCCAGGTAGAGCTCACCAGACCACTTTGGAAGAGCATCTGGCAATGATGCAAAGTAATCCTCCACGTGCGCCATCCTCAACCTTGGCATAGCCGGGAAATCTTTGAGACGCTGGTAGTTATCGAGCATGCGCGCCGAAGGTCCTCCACCACCGTCTCCCCAACCAAATGCCAGCAACGTCTCAGGATGTAAAGTCTTGGCTTTGTAATTGCGCCAAGTGCCAAGTATATCTAGAGGTGCTATATGTCCGTTATAGCCTTGTCCTGGATTGTAAAATATATGAGCCTTTACCTTCGAACCATCGATCCCCTCCCACCAGAACAGGTGATAGGGGAATTGATTAGTATCATTCCATGTAAGCTTGATAGTAAAGAAGTTCTTGATTCCAGCACCACGTAGTAGCTGTGGTATCCCCCCTGAGAACCCAAATACGTCTGGAAGCCAAGCTACTTCGTTCCTTACTCCAAACTTCTCCTGGAAGTAGCGTTGACCATAAAACAGCTGCCGGACGAAGGATTCACCACCAGTAATTTGGCAATCGGACTCACACCATGAGCCGCCAACTGGCTCCCATCTCCCTTCCTTGACGAGCTTCTGAATCTCCCCAAATAGCTCAGGGTCCTCGTGTTCCATCCACTCATAAGCCTGAGCAGATGATTGGTTAAAAGTGAAATCTTCGTATGTCTTCATCAGGTTGACTACAGACCACCAGGTACGCCTAACCTTTCTATGAGTCTCTGCCAAAGGCCACAACCATGCCAAGTCAATATGCGCATGTCCAGTGAGGGCAATAGCACCATGCGGTGGAAATTTTTCTTTTATCTCTTCTAAGCGAGACCTAAGCGTCTTCCGAGCTTCATTGATAGCTTCAACAGCCTCTGAAGGTAGAGGTGGTGCGGGCTTATCAGACCAAGGGAAGTTCCATATAACTCTATCGAAGGGATTTATATCTATAGCCTCTCGTAGATAGGTAAGAGGCACCATAGTAACACCATTGCCTATGGGATTCTCGTAACCCTCTTGCAAACGCCTCACAGTAACCTCGGTGTTAGAGGGCCAGGCACGCGAGATAATAGCTAATGCCTCCTCAGCGGCACCTATTAAGTAGGGAACTACCTCATGATTTCCAAGCTGCTGCGAAGCCTCAAGAATCATCGTGAGGTCTCTATCCAGGTCAATTACTTCTTGCTGAGGAACTATCAGCTGTGCCCACTCAATCCTAGGTTCCCTAACATGCTGGCCGAACATGCCCTTGGGAACAACCTCAGCATTTATATTTATAGACTCGCCCCCTTCGGCTACATCTGCTATCTTGTAGGTCCTATGGAAGGGATCCAGTCCACCCTTTACCCCATTGGAAAGGCTTACGAATCCTTCCCCTCCAAGCCAGAGTTCTAGGTTCACCGCCTTGCCTTTCCATTCAGCAGGGACTACTGCAGTAGCTTTCATCCTTACCGGAGTCTCAACTACAGGCCAAAAATCCCCCAATTTCAGACTGTATTCCTGCTTGCTCGATATAAATGTCCAATCTCTTACTGGACACTCCATAGCATGACGCCATAATCGTATTTCTTCCAGCCTCCGAGCTATGCGAGCAAGCTGTGTCTCATAAGGGCTATCCATTCAAATCCTCCTACACAAGCAAAATATCGTTATTTATTGTAAGATTATGAACACTATGAACGTCACCGAAAATCGAATCTATAAAGCCCTTGAAGTATTAGCTAACTTCCTGTTTCTAAATGTGCTTTGGCTATTTGTTGCTGCCCCAATTTTCACTATCTTTCCTGCAACTACCGCTTTGTTTGGAGTGGTAAAGGACTGGATTACTGGCAAAGACAATGGTTTCTTCTTTCCTTTTCTGAGACACCTAAGAAAAGAGTTCTTACAGAGCTTGTTTATAGGTGCTTTTTGGATCCCACTAGGATTAATACTGCTCCTGGACATATACGCAATATATCATATGACAGGAATAATCAAACTACTCCTAATACCATTTACCAGCATAATTTGCTTGTTGTATCTAGCGGCATCTGTATACATTTTCCCGGTAGCAGTGACTTATAGACTCAAATCCTTGCACATCATACGCAACTCTTTGCTCTATGCTCTCAGCTATCCACATATGACTTTTGTCAACATTTTGATAGCAACATGCATTGTCTACCTAGCCTGGCTTCTACCTCTCAGCGTACTAATAACTCCAAGTGTAGGAGCTTACACTATGTATCTACTTTGCAATAATGTATTCCTGAAGGTTGAGAGAATCCGAGGTCTCAGTCGCTCAGAGGAAGAAATAAAATCATGAATTCCCCTCGGCGAACTCCAGCAAGTTAACCTCTTCAAACTGTTTGCTCTCAGGATCTATCTTAATGGTCTTGATCTCATAAGGTGCGAACTGTAATTCAATATCTAGATCTAACATGAAAAGTCTTACTCTGGCAGTAACCACTTCTCCATTAGTCTCATAGGCCCTCAAGATATATCCATATCCATCCTCGGCCCTCTTAAGCACGCTGACGATCACATTACTCGGCGAAACTTCCATAGCCGAATAGGTGGGTGGGAGGACTCCAGGGTGAAAGGACTCAAAAATGGCGATAGGAGGTTGATTGAGTAATGCAGCAGCGAGAGGAGTGCGGGCATCTCGCCAGCTACCGCTATGAGGTAGTAGTGTGTATCTAAATCTCTGCATCCCCTGATCTATGTAGGAGTAAGAAACGTCAGGATTTAGCTCAGCAGGTACATGGTGAGCATAAACAGGACTTCTCAGGACTGTGATTGCGAATGCATTATCGAACGCACTGTAGCTGTACTTACAGTCATTGATCAAGCTCAAACCATACTCTTGTCCAGACTCCAACACACCAGATATATCTACCCATGATTGTCCTGGTTCCTCCTCTCCATTAAGAGGACGGGTAATATGCCCATAAGGGATCTCATATGTCACATAATCAGCGTTCCAATTCACCGGGAAGGCAAGCTTGAGCAACTTATGCTTTTCTCGCCAATCTACCACAACATTCACATCGATCTGATCTCTCCAAGGATACAGAGTAAATTCTTGTACTAATAGGGAACTCCCATAATGACTTTCAGTCCTAATTACGGACTTAACACTTCCATGTTCAACCAGCTTGCTTCCGGCTAGTTCAAATCTTCCACATATGTCATCAAACTTGAAGACTCCATGGCTCCAAGTATCAGAGTTGTCGGCTATAACCAGTGGGAGTGCGGCTGTTGACCTGAAGACCTCAACATTATGTCTTTTATCGAACAGCCTAGCTATCCCACCACAAGAATCGTCGACTTGCATGACAAAGCTAGGTGTTTCAATCCGAAGGTCATCAGCGATACAGTTTACCGGATTAGTATCTTCCTCAAGTGATTTGGAAGACCTTGGCTTGAGTGTATAGGTCTGCCACCCAAAGGCCGGGACATCAGCAACAAAGCATATCTTACGATGCGACATTGTAGTAGCATCGGGTTTAATGTATTGAAAAGGATGGCTACCTCCAGAAGCATCCACCAATTCGTACTGCAAGTCCTTTCTAAGGCTTGACTCTACTTCAACAATCTCTGAAATCTTCCAAGGATGAGGATTGAAAACAAATACGGCCTTGGAATCTTCCAGGCTATGTGTATCACCCTCTATATTGACCTTCCATGATACGGACTGAAGCGCTGCATTAAGGTTTCTATCTGCGATGCTAATAGCCTCACCGTAAGTATAGAGGGCATCCTCATAAGCAAGCTCTATGCTTGTGCCTGCAAGAATATCGTGAAACTGATTGAACAACACGTTTTTCCAGGCCCGATCAAAGTCCTCCGGATAAGGATGTCGAAGCAACAGATTGGCGAGAGAAGATACCTTCTCGGCAACTATCAGCCTATTCTCCGCCAATCTGTTCAATTTCTTGATACTGGAGTGCACAGAGTAACAACCACTGGCATGATGCTGAAGCTCATCCTCGATAACAGGAGACTCCTGAGCTAAGTCCGAAACAGCATTAAAGAACATGTTGGGAGAGCTAAATACAAGCTCAGGTAAATCTTCTTCGGATCCCATAGAGATTATGCTCTCTATGTTCCTTCGAGTAGGCCCTCCACCATGGTTACCAACTCCATAAAAGCACATAGAGATATCAAGATCCTCGTCTGCTATGCAATTCAATAAATGCTCTCGCAAATCTCCCCTGTCGGTACAGTATGGGTAAGGTATCCTATAAGCCAACACTGAACTACCATCAGGAGATTTCCACCAAAACAGCCTCGAGGGCAATTCCTTTTCATGCGGCCCAGGGCGCATGAAAACGTAAAACTGCATTTCACTCTTACTCAAGATCTGCGGGAGCATAATGTTATGCCCGAAGCTATCTGGGTTGTAGCCTACGCTAGCAGTGATGCCAAACCTAGATAGGAAATATCTCTGGCCGTATAGCCCTTGCCTGACGAAGGATTCTCCAGATGGCAGGTTACAGTCGGGCTCTACCCACCAGCCGCCGCAAATGTGCCACCTCCCCTCCTTTACCCTCTTCTGTATCTCCTCAAACATATCTGGATCGTTGCCCTCGATCCACTCATAGAAAGCAGCAGAGCTAGCTGTGAATATGAAATCCGGATACTCTTTGAGCCTATCCAGAGCAGACCTGAAAGTGGCTTTGATCTCTTGAAACCCCTCGTTCCACCTCCAAAGCCAGACAGGATCTATATGAGCGTTGCCCACCATGTAAACTATGCGAGGTCTGTGCGAGGAAGGCAATAGCTATACTCCAAATCTATGTTATCCTAGGCGCTAGCTAACCTAGATCTCCTCTCGCGAGCAGCAGCCATTTCTACCAAGGCCAGTGAGATTATGCCCAACACCATATGCAGGATTACCAGGGATTCGCTATAAGCTATACCCAGCATAAATCCCAAACCTAAAAGCAGAGGTAGTAGAGGGAAAAATCTGGCTGTAATCCTTATGCCATTGTTCTCGACACCTGGCTTGGGCCTGAGAGCGATAATGGCAAGTATCGCTATAACAAAAGCCAGTCCTCTATGTAACTCCCATATATGTTGGTTAAGCACGAAGTCTGATACTCTAGGACCAAAGAAACGAACTATACCAAGCAGAAGCTGTACATACAGACAAATCCTTAAGACCCAAAGAAGTTTCAACTTCTACCTCCAGAAAGGATTGTTATCTTAGGGCAATCAACCTATCGATAACCATGGCAGCATAGAGCATCGCCAGATAGATGTTCGAATACTTGAATACTCTCCAAGCCAAAGCTATCTCAGGATGCAGCTTGAGCTGAATAGCCCTGATGACAAGTAGCAGTCCCAAGGATATAGCCACAACAAGGTAAATATAACCGAGGGAATGGGTTAGGAAAGGTAAGATCGTGCTAAGAAGCAGCAGCACAGCATACTTCAGTATGCCGTTCATGGTAGCTTCCTGTCCTTTTACCACGGGCAACATCGGAATACCAGCTGCTTTATAGTCCTCCTGTCGAACCAGAGCCAATGACCAGAAATGAGCCGGGGTCCAGAAGAAGATAATCGCAAAGAACAATATGGCCGGCAGACCAACGTCACCTGTGACTGCCGCCCAACCAACTAACGGCGGAACTGCACCAGCGGCTCCACCTATAACTATATTCTGCGTAGTGGTTCTCTTGAGCCAAGCTGTGTAGACAAATACGTAGAATAAGTTTCCTAGTATAGCCAGTACCGCCGCCACAGGATTCACAAATACCCACATCTCAACCAGGGCTAGGATGCTAAGAAAAATACCAAACCAAAGAGCTCGTTCAGGACTAACCCTGCCGGTAACCACAGGGCGGTTCCTGGTGCGCCTCATCTTGGCATCTATATCCCGGTCCAGGAAGTTGTTGATGGAGTGTGCTCCACCTGTGGCCAAAATACCCCCAAGAACGGTCCAGAACATCAATCCCAGCAGAGAGCCTTGAGGTGGATGCTGAACAGCAGCTATCAGCATCGCAGCTATTGTGGGCACAAGCAGCAGAGGGATTATCCTAGGCTTCATCAACGCAAAGTAAGCTCTCACAGGTTCTGGCACCC includes these proteins:
- a CDS encoding alpha-mannosidase, encoding MDSPYETQLARIARRLEEIRLWRHAMECPVRDWTFISSKQEYSLKLGDFWPVVETPVRMKATAVVPAEWKGKAVNLELWLGGEGFVSLSNGVKGGLDPFHRTYKIADVAEGGESININAEVVPKGMFGQHVREPRIEWAQLIVPQQEVIDLDRDLTMILEASQQLGNHEVVPYLIGAAEEALAIISRAWPSNTEVTVRRLQEGYENPIGNGVTMVPLTYLREAIDINPFDRVIWNFPWSDKPAPPLPSEAVEAINEARKTLRSRLEEIKEKFPPHGAIALTGHAHIDLAWLWPLAETHRKVRRTWWSVVNLMKTYEDFTFNQSSAQAYEWMEHEDPELFGEIQKLVKEGRWEPVGGSWCESDCQITGGESFVRQLFYGQRYFQEKFGVRNEVAWLPDVFGFSGGIPQLLRGAGIKNFFTIKLTWNDTNQFPYHLFWWEGIDGSKVKAHIFYNPGQGYNGHIAPLDILGTWRNYKAKTLHPETLLAFGWGDGGGGPSARMLDNYQRLKDFPAMPRLRMAHVEDYFASLPDALPKWSGELYLEFHRGVYTSQAKQKELNRASEHRLLEAEMFAAIASRYGYTYPKEQFDAAWKDLLLCQFHDILPGSSIHEVYQDSHRMLENVISTAEAIRDEALAFIANVDSKGNEAHSVLIANASLKERPLTLIVRDLPSGATLVDQNGNTLPYQQVDEGVLIHALKSRIPACGWQVFQTSSELSGELEVEDQVSVKQAGEKITIENEYLFVEIDADGTLSRVYDKEVDREVLQGKGNQIWAYVDKPRMWDAWELEANYTAEGAPIDQVDSIEVLEAGPLRVAVKVDRSWRSSKVTQIYRLLSSSRRLDIETHIDWHERNVILKAHFPLMVHTRTATYETMYGVHQRPTHRNTSWDAAKFEVVAHRFVDLSETDYGVAILNNAKYGYGVLDSEVSVTLLKSAVYPDVIADEGEHKFIYSLYPHIGDWTEANVVEEAFWLNSPLVSVTTSGQGSNTSRFSLITSEGLPLAVGAVKVSEDGSGLIVRLYEHRGARGTAILSCGLSPISVQRVNLLEEPDTESAQPKLEDGKIVLSVRPFEVISLRLEF
- a CDS encoding DUF624 domain-containing protein codes for the protein MNVTENRIYKALEVLANFLFLNVLWLFVAAPIFTIFPATTALFGVVKDWITGKDNGFFFPFLRHLRKEFLQSLFIGAFWIPLGLILLLDIYAIYHMTGIIKLLLIPFTSIICLLYLAASVYIFPVAVTYRLKSLHIIRNSLLYALSYPHMTFVNILIATCIVYLAWLLPLSVLITPSVGAYTMYLLCNNVFLKVERIRGLSRSEEEIKS
- a CDS encoding alpha-mannosidase, producing the protein MPSSHRPRIVYMVGNAHIDPVWLWRWNEGFQEIKATFRSALDRLKEYPDFIFTASSAAFYEWIEGNDPDMFEEIQKRVKEGRWHICGGWWVEPDCNLPSGESFVRQGLYGQRYFLSRFGITASVGYNPDSFGHNIMLPQILSKSEMQFYVFMRPGPHEKELPSRLFWWKSPDGSSVLAYRIPYPYCTDRGDLREHLLNCIADEDLDISMCFYGVGNHGGGPTRRNIESIISMGSEEDLPELVFSSPNMFFNAVSDLAQESPVIEDELQHHASGCYSVHSSIKKLNRLAENRLIVAEKVSSLANLLLRHPYPEDFDRAWKNVLFNQFHDILAGTSIELAYEDALYTYGEAISIADRNLNAALQSVSWKVNIEGDTHSLEDSKAVFVFNPHPWKISEIVEVESSLRKDLQYELVDASGGSHPFQYIKPDATTMSHRKICFVADVPAFGWQTYTLKPRSSKSLEEDTNPVNCIADDLRIETPSFVMQVDDSCGGIARLFDKRHNVEVFRSTAALPLVIADNSDTWSHGVFKFDDICGRFELAGSKLVEHGSVKSVIRTESHYGSSLLVQEFTLYPWRDQIDVNVVVDWREKHKLLKLAFPVNWNADYVTYEIPYGHITRPLNGEEEPGQSWVDISGVLESGQEYGLSLINDCKYSYSAFDNAFAITVLRSPVYAHHVPAELNPDVSYSYIDQGMQRFRYTLLPHSGSWRDARTPLAAALLNQPPIAIFESFHPGVLPPTYSAMEVSPSNVIVSVLKRAEDGYGYILRAYETNGEVVTARVRLFMLDLDIELQFAPYEIKTIKIDPESKQFEEVNLLEFAEGNS